DNA sequence from the Dryobates pubescens isolate bDryPub1 chromosome 8, bDryPub1.pri, whole genome shotgun sequence genome:
AAttgcaggcaggcaagcaggcaggcCAATGTATCTTGAGGTGCCTCTCAGAGAAAAGGGGGGCTACTAGTGCCTTTGGGGAGATCTGAATTAGAAGCACTAGAAATTTAACTACATGTTCTGTCTTGAATTGGTATCTTGACTGAAATTTTAGCCCCAAGAAGAATGAAATACTTTtttcaaaattaaaaataatttgtcaAACATGAGCTATATTTgtcagaggtggtggtggtgggttgggcATAACTTTGTGATACAAAGCAAGTGAGAAGAAGGGTCAGTTGTTTAGTGGGAAACTCTGTGTGAAGGGAAGTGGTTTGCACTGTGTCATAGCAGTGGAGCAAataccctgctgctgctgctcagaactCACCTAGTGCAGCACTCAATTGCATCCCTGGAACAGTAGCAATCCATGCAGTCATCTGTCCTCCATCTGGATCCAAATTGATGCAGGTTTCCTTTTGAGTCAAGGCAGCCTAAAAATGTAATGTACTAGCAACCTTCAGTGTCAGACCTATTACTCTAACAGTGCTAGTGCATATACAAAATGGGTGAAATCTATGTTGGCATGGAGGTTCCCCACTAGAGCACACCTGCTACAGAGAAAGGCACCCTGGATCACTTTCTTTACTGTGGTTCACATCAGCACTGGGTTTCCTGGTGTAGCTCATCCTTAACCACAGGAGTAGAAGCATCCTCCAAAAAGACAACTAGACACAGACACCATTAGAATTAAGAAAAGGATTTGACTTGCCCTTCATTAATACCAACTAGTGTTGACTCCTCATTTAGAGCAAGACTAAATCTGCCCAGGAAACTTTTCTCAATCCATAGCTGCAGGAAGAAAGCATATGCTGGACAAAAAGTTCCTGTCCAACAAGTCAAAGAATAGACTTCCTAAATAAGTTGTCTGGAAAGCAGGATTATGAGGACTGGACAAGACAAAGCAGACAATTTTGGGGTTCTAGGTTGTGTGCCtataaatattttctgtttctttggcaatgccattttatttttctagtaGTAGCACTCCCTTTCCCAGAaaaagctctgtttcaggacactccattttttttttttcatactggCACACATCAGctcttcctgtgtccagataaTTGCATGTCTCTATTTTGAGGATTTatttccctgcagctccactcaTCTCTAGACTGATAGACCACCTGTGTTCTAGAAGACCAGTCTCAAACTCAAGGGGAACAGCCATTCTGTTGTTAAGAACTTGCCTTGGGATAGGGAAACAATTAATGAGTAAGTGGATCAGTGTGCTGAACACTTACCAATCTGTTTCCTGCTTTATACTGAGTACACACATACAGAAAggcccttctcctcccctctctgcctTTATAAATAAGCTGCCACAGTGAAAACATGAATTATTACTTCATGCAGATAGACAAAGTAAGCCTATGCTACTTCCCTGAGCAACATTAATTTGTCATTTGCCCTGTATGATGCTTGTCAGATAAACTCTTCTTTTTTATAACTTTACAAATTCCCTGCTCTCTATATCCCATTCCCACACCACATACACGTGCCCCTCCTTCCTTACCCTCCCCAGTTTCTTAGTGGTTTCTCACCATCAGATGTCTCTGGCTTCATTGGTTGGAAGAAGCAAGAAGCATTGGACAGTGGCACACTAACAGCAAGAACAAGAAGACAGGCCAAGATGGTTTTCTGAACAAAAAACCAGAATTCATATGAATACTTAACTAACCATTAAGATTTCTTGATAGTAAACACTACTATAATAAACAGGAAAGTACATTGTGGTTTCAAATCAAAATCTAATTGTCTTTTGCAGTTTAGGCACTTGAACACAGAATCAGGAATACTGAACAATTTAgaagaagcagaggcagagtATTGTATGGaagtggggggagagggaatcCATTTTTCCAAGTTGTTAAAATCAGGCATTGCCTGGTCCAGGACTGGTAGAGACAGACACTGTGAAAGGGGTGTGTCCTACTTATTTC
Encoded proteins:
- the LOC104297771 gene encoding beta-microseminoprotein, whose product is MKTILACLLVLAVSVPLSNASCFFQPMKPETSDGCLDSKGNLHQFGSRWRTDDCMDCYCSRDAIECCTSYATPVGYDEEKCVRIFDKVTCTYKVLEKNDHSKECPVHQWVG